Proteins co-encoded in one Cytophaga hutchinsonii ATCC 33406 genomic window:
- a CDS encoding mechanosensitive ion channel family protein encodes MNIHVDFDEIFQRAVDWIISNGPRIVFAFVLLFIGFWLIRMIKKWLKRTLQKRQVHSSLEPFIQSLVIAVLHVLLFLFVMQMLGIQMTLFAAALASFGVAIGLALSGTLQNFAGGILILLLKPFKVGDNIVAQGQDGIVESIQIFFTVITTFDNKTVVIPNSKLSNEIIVNMSQQGNRRLDLLMKFPYTADVTKVQEVIAHSIKDSTDILEDPKPNIGISSLDIDGFVIVVELWVNALSYYNVKNTVQKRILLDLKEASLK; translated from the coding sequence ATGAATATACACGTAGATTTTGATGAGATTTTTCAACGCGCTGTTGATTGGATAATAAGTAATGGCCCGCGCATTGTTTTTGCTTTTGTACTGTTATTTATTGGTTTCTGGCTTATTAGAATGATTAAGAAATGGCTTAAGCGTACATTGCAAAAACGCCAAGTTCATTCTTCTCTGGAACCCTTTATTCAGAGCCTTGTTATTGCTGTGTTACATGTATTGCTGTTCTTATTTGTTATGCAGATGCTTGGTATACAGATGACCTTGTTTGCTGCAGCCCTTGCATCCTTTGGTGTAGCCATTGGTCTTGCGTTGTCGGGCACACTGCAGAATTTTGCAGGAGGTATCCTGATATTATTATTAAAGCCGTTTAAAGTAGGTGATAACATTGTTGCACAGGGACAGGATGGGATCGTAGAATCCATTCAGATTTTTTTTACCGTCATTACCACCTTTGATAATAAAACAGTTGTTATACCAAATAGTAAATTATCAAATGAAATTATAGTGAACATGAGTCAGCAGGGTAACCGCCGTCTGGATCTGCTGATGAAGTTTCCCTATACAGCTGATGTCACTAAGGTACAGGAAGTGATTGCGCATTCCATTAAAGATTCTACAGATATTCTGGAAGATCCCAAACCGAATATTGGTATTTCTTCTTTGGATATAGATGGCTTTGTGATTGTTGTTGAATTGTGGGTGAATGCGTTGTCTTATTACAATGTTAAAAATACTGTACAGAAGCGTATTCTGTTAGATCTTAAAGAAGCATCCCTGAAATAG
- a CDS encoding inorganic diphosphatase has product MKVRHAQPYKGDIIHVVVETPQYSLEKYAYDRDLKAFSLKKTLPAGSAFPFDFGFVPNTLCDDGDPVDALVLVEGETYPGCILAARLVGVLEAVEADKNNKQVRNDRLIAVSVESQLYKNITDVKELDKKMIHSIEDFFTSYNKQEGRTFKPLKWNNAKAAHKKVLTCKE; this is encoded by the coding sequence ATGAAAGTAAGACATGCACAGCCATACAAAGGTGATATTATTCATGTTGTAGTAGAAACACCTCAATATTCTTTAGAAAAATATGCATACGATCGGGATTTAAAAGCATTCAGCCTTAAAAAAACCTTACCGGCGGGCAGTGCTTTTCCATTTGATTTCGGATTTGTGCCAAATACCTTATGCGATGACGGAGATCCGGTTGATGCGTTGGTCTTAGTAGAAGGGGAGACATATCCGGGATGTATCCTGGCTGCACGTTTAGTGGGTGTGCTTGAAGCGGTTGAAGCAGATAAAAATAATAAGCAGGTACGCAACGACCGGTTAATAGCTGTTTCTGTTGAATCGCAGCTATATAAAAATATAACGGATGTTAAAGAGCTGGATAAAAAAATGATTCATTCTATAGAAGATTTTTTTACCAGTTATAACAAACAGGAAGGCAGAACATTTAAGCCATTGAAATGGAACAATGCAAAAGCAGCCCATAAAAAAGTGCTCACCTGCAAAGAGTAA
- a CDS encoding SemiSWEET family sugar transporter translates to MDWIVVTGVCASMCTALSLLPQLIKVLRTKKAEDVSYLMLAVLFTGGILWIVYGVMREDWIIIGSNTISVLINIISCWASIKYRPKDKMIKELM, encoded by the coding sequence ATGGATTGGATTGTTGTTACAGGAGTTTGTGCAAGTATGTGCACCGCACTTTCGTTGCTGCCGCAACTGATAAAAGTCTTGCGTACCAAAAAAGCAGAAGATGTTTCGTATCTCATGCTGGCAGTGCTGTTTACAGGAGGTATTTTATGGATTGTTTATGGTGTAATGCGTGAAGACTGGATCATCATTGGTTCTAATACTATTTCTGTTCTTATTAATATAATCAGTTGCTGGGCCAGCATAAAATACCGGCCTAAAGATAAAATGATTAAAGAATTAATGTGA
- a CDS encoding glycosyl hydrolase family 8 produces MKKSVSVFVALFCCAFFYAVSSKAQIPAAYQVGTWKNFKPAAVTYTFDDNTSNQIPVAIPLLNTYGFKSTIFAVTQSMSPNWANMKTAANAGHEIGSHTVTHNNLNGAAISAQDTELKNSQATINSNITTQKCYTVAYPNCNIGDVSTIQKYYIAGRTCSGQIIPSSPTDFYNLSSIICGNTGVNTANDMNTRVNSAKTSGGWCVFLIHGIDGDGGYSPLASSVLSSHLSYVNTNTADYWVGTFGNVAKYIKERNAMSIAETTVTADSLRMTPTDNLDNTIYDAAITIRRQLPSGWTAARVMQAGTIITSTIVTVNTVKYVQFDVVPDKGVYTLANAAVTNPGCATAAPTVSPVSFVQGAAATALTATGTALKWYGTNATAGTASTTAPTPSTTAAGSTTYYVSQTLNGCEGPRAALVVTVTASGTGNTSCNETGQGAYYTGVYRNMFKELLNKTDAEVKAKVDAAFQHFFYGSSTQKLYYEVGTDMAYIQDIANNDVRSEGMSYGLMICVQLDKKAEFDKLWKWTKTYMQHNSGNLDGFFRWQLNTNGGVIDNNPAPDGEAYFITALFFAANRWGNGTGIYNYSAEAQAVLSKVQSKTGAGGINSLFNTNSKLITFGPNGGSYDFTDPSYNLPGFFELWGRWSTSNTAFWQQTPAAARKLIRDASHSTSGLTADYSNFDGTPKTTSFNSDSHRFMYDAWRTIMNLGMDYHWFKVDAQQPVIAERYLNFFKNQGSNYKNHYDWNGSNAGGDHSTGLVACNAVASLAVTNTTLTTPFVQEFWSTGLPTGTYRYYDGMLYLLGMLNCSGNFKVWKPECPNTCATPAPTVAAAVINYDLNAAATALTATGTAVKWYTVATGGTALTTAPTPSTSVTGTMVYYAAQTLNGCEGPRVSVTVNVVNNYKIYKVSAPVAVDGTVDEVWNNVNVLPAAATKLLSGTVTNSADLSGNFKALWDDTYLYILADITDDVKISESTNAYDDDGVEVYIDINNDKATTYSTNDFQYTFGWNKGTTVSVLPAGRSVAGITYTAVARTGGYIIEARIPWATIQGTPAAGQLVGIDFMINDDDDNGVRDGKLSWNAATDNAWQDPSLFGTAILQGAVPCTTPAAPTVTATAAYCQNAPATALTATGTGLKWYTAATGGTSAASLTPETGTVGTINYYVSQTVSGCESSRAAIAVTVNALPAAVITTAGATTFCAGGSVTLTSSTGTSYVWKRGTTQVGTTATYAATESGSYTVEVTNANTCKATSAATTVTVNAAPAAPTVSATAAYCQNAAAAALTATGTGLKWYTASTGGTAAATLIPETATVGLTNYYVSQTVSGCESPRAVIAVTINALPAATITAGSETTFCAGGSVTLTASTGTSYVWKNGNTPAGTAATYVAASAGSYTVEVTNTNNCKAVSAATVVAINSLPSAPAVTATAAYCQQATAIPLTATGTALKWYETASGGTALANTPIPSTAATGNTSYYVSQTTNGCESPRAMITVTVNELPAATITPTGSTAILSGGSVLLNANTGSGLSYKWFRGTTPLSTASSYAATSAGDYTVEVTNANNCKMVSAVTTVTVTTNQPSVITITSPANNTNVSSPVLITVDVSDPDGSIEQVEFLDGDIVIGTAASEPYSFTWNDPGTGSHTITVRVKDSNGGITTSSPVIIFTGITTGISSGNSMYSNVYPVPARDEVIVETDLDLSGATVKVVSILGEEVSLPVAINGTDAKLNVAELSDGTYILIINQQSNVITKKISIIK; encoded by the coding sequence ATGAAAAAATCTGTTTCTGTTTTTGTTGCCCTGTTTTGTTGTGCGTTTTTTTACGCAGTTTCATCGAAGGCTCAGATTCCAGCTGCATACCAGGTAGGTACATGGAAAAATTTTAAACCTGCCGCGGTAACGTACACATTTGATGATAACACCAGCAATCAGATTCCGGTTGCCATTCCATTATTAAATACCTACGGTTTTAAATCGACCATATTTGCTGTAACGCAGAGCATGAGCCCGAACTGGGCAAACATGAAAACGGCAGCCAATGCCGGACACGAGATCGGCAGTCATACTGTAACACATAATAACTTAAATGGCGCGGCTATATCTGCACAGGATACAGAGCTGAAGAATTCGCAGGCAACCATTAACAGTAATATCACTACGCAGAAATGTTATACGGTAGCGTATCCGAATTGTAATATCGGAGATGTATCAACCATTCAGAAATATTACATTGCGGGAAGAACATGCAGCGGTCAGATCATACCGAGTTCGCCGACTGATTTTTATAATTTAAGTTCAATCATATGCGGCAATACAGGTGTAAACACCGCCAATGATATGAATACACGTGTCAACAGCGCAAAAACTTCAGGCGGCTGGTGTGTGTTTTTAATACACGGCATTGATGGCGATGGCGGTTATTCGCCGCTTGCATCGAGCGTACTGAGCAGTCACCTTTCTTATGTGAATACCAATACAGCCGATTATTGGGTAGGCACATTCGGTAACGTAGCTAAATACATTAAAGAACGTAATGCCATGTCTATTGCAGAAACTACTGTAACAGCAGATTCCCTGAGAATGACGCCGACAGATAATCTGGACAATACCATTTATGATGCGGCTATAACTATCCGCCGTCAATTGCCTTCAGGCTGGACTGCCGCGCGTGTTATGCAGGCAGGTACAATTATTACTTCGACAATTGTTACGGTTAATACTGTTAAGTATGTACAGTTTGATGTGGTTCCGGATAAAGGTGTGTATACATTAGCGAATGCTGCTGTTACCAATCCGGGCTGTGCAACTGCTGCACCAACGGTTTCGCCGGTGTCATTTGTGCAGGGAGCTGCCGCAACGGCATTAACAGCTACCGGTACAGCATTAAAATGGTACGGTACAAATGCAACAGCCGGCACGGCCAGTACAACAGCACCAACACCATCTACGACTGCAGCCGGTTCAACAACCTATTATGTTTCACAGACGCTAAACGGATGCGAAGGTCCGAGGGCAGCACTTGTAGTAACCGTAACGGCTTCCGGTACAGGTAATACAAGCTGTAACGAAACAGGGCAGGGAGCATATTATACAGGCGTATACAGAAATATGTTCAAAGAATTGCTTAATAAGACAGATGCAGAAGTAAAAGCAAAGGTTGATGCTGCTTTTCAGCATTTCTTCTACGGCAGTTCCACTCAAAAACTATATTATGAAGTAGGTACTGATATGGCTTATATACAAGATATCGCTAACAATGATGTGCGTTCAGAAGGGATGTCTTATGGCCTTATGATCTGTGTGCAGCTTGATAAAAAGGCAGAGTTTGATAAATTATGGAAATGGACGAAGACTTATATGCAGCATAATTCAGGTAACCTGGATGGATTTTTCCGCTGGCAGTTAAATACAAACGGAGGCGTTATTGATAATAATCCTGCACCAGATGGTGAAGCTTATTTTATAACGGCATTGTTTTTTGCTGCTAACAGATGGGGTAATGGAACCGGTATTTACAATTACAGTGCAGAAGCTCAAGCTGTATTAAGTAAAGTGCAGAGTAAGACAGGTGCCGGAGGCATAAACAGCTTATTCAATACCAATTCCAAGCTGATTACTTTTGGACCGAATGGCGGATCGTATGATTTTACAGATCCTTCCTACAATCTGCCAGGGTTTTTTGAACTTTGGGGAAGATGGTCCACTTCAAATACTGCGTTCTGGCAACAGACACCTGCAGCGGCAAGAAAGCTGATCCGCGACGCTTCACATTCTACTTCGGGCCTTACAGCAGATTATTCTAACTTTGACGGTACGCCTAAAACAACATCATTCAACAGCGACAGTCACCGGTTTATGTACGATGCGTGGCGCACCATTATGAACCTGGGTATGGATTATCACTGGTTTAAGGTAGATGCCCAGCAGCCTGTTATCGCAGAGAGGTATCTGAACTTTTTTAAAAATCAAGGTTCGAATTATAAAAATCATTACGACTGGAACGGATCAAATGCCGGCGGAGATCATTCAACGGGCCTTGTAGCCTGTAATGCCGTAGCGTCTTTAGCTGTTACAAATACAACACTTACTACTCCGTTTGTACAGGAATTCTGGAGTACAGGCCTTCCTACCGGTACGTATAGATATTACGATGGTATGTTATACCTGCTTGGTATGTTAAACTGCTCCGGTAATTTCAAAGTATGGAAGCCTGAATGTCCGAATACCTGTGCGACACCTGCACCAACTGTTGCCGCAGCTGTTATTAATTACGACCTGAATGCTGCAGCTACAGCATTAACGGCAACGGGTACTGCTGTTAAATGGTATACGGTGGCAACAGGCGGTACTGCTTTAACAACAGCACCAACACCTTCCACTTCGGTTACCGGAACAATGGTATATTATGCCGCACAGACATTAAATGGCTGTGAAGGCCCACGTGTTTCTGTAACAGTTAACGTAGTAAACAATTATAAAATATATAAAGTAAGTGCTCCGGTAGCGGTAGACGGTACGGTAGACGAAGTATGGAACAATGTAAATGTGCTGCCTGCTGCCGCAACTAAATTGTTGTCAGGTACCGTTACAAACAGCGCAGACTTATCGGGTAATTTTAAAGCACTATGGGATGATACTTACCTGTATATACTTGCTGATATTACGGATGATGTAAAAATAAGCGAAAGTACAAATGCTTACGATGATGACGGCGTAGAAGTTTATATTGATATTAATAATGATAAAGCAACAACTTATAGCACAAATGATTTTCAATATACATTTGGCTGGAATAAAGGAACAACGGTGAGTGTATTGCCTGCAGGCCGCTCTGTGGCTGGCATTACCTATACCGCGGTTGCACGTACCGGTGGTTATATTATAGAGGCCCGTATTCCATGGGCAACGATACAGGGCACGCCTGCTGCCGGCCAGCTTGTGGGTATAGACTTTATGATCAATGATGATGATGATAACGGTGTACGGGATGGAAAGCTTTCCTGGAATGCTGCTACAGATAATGCATGGCAGGATCCTTCCTTATTCGGTACGGCAATTTTACAAGGCGCGGTACCGTGTACAACACCAGCGGCACCAACAGTTACCGCAACAGCGGCGTATTGCCAGAATGCACCTGCTACTGCATTGACGGCAACCGGTACCGGATTGAAATGGTATACAGCAGCAACAGGTGGTACATCTGCAGCTTCATTGACGCCGGAAACAGGAACTGTTGGCACAATAAATTATTATGTATCGCAAACAGTGAGCGGCTGTGAAAGTTCAAGAGCAGCGATTGCGGTAACGGTAAATGCCTTGCCGGCAGCAGTAATTACAACAGCAGGTGCAACCACATTCTGTGCAGGCGGTTCGGTAACACTTACATCAAGCACAGGTACTTCCTACGTATGGAAAAGAGGTACAACACAGGTAGGCACAACTGCAACCTATGCAGCAACGGAATCCGGTTCTTATACGGTAGAAGTTACGAATGCAAATACATGCAAAGCAACATCAGCCGCAACAACCGTAACGGTAAATGCAGCACCAGCGGCACCAACAGTGAGTGCAACCGCAGCGTATTGCCAGAATGCAGCAGCAGCTGCATTAACGGCAACCGGTACGGGATTGAAATGGTATACAGCATCAACGGGCGGCACAGCTGCTGCAACGCTGATACCGGAAACAGCAACCGTTGGTTTAACCAATTATTATGTATCGCAAACTGTAAGCGGATGTGAAAGTCCGAGAGCAGTGATTGCGGTAACGATAAATGCTTTACCGGCAGCAACAATCACAGCAGGTTCTGAAACGACATTCTGCGCAGGCGGTTCTGTTACACTTACAGCCAGTACAGGTACTTCTTATGTATGGAAGAATGGAAACACACCGGCAGGTACAGCTGCAACGTATGTAGCAGCTTCAGCCGGCTCTTATACGGTAGAGGTAACAAATACGAACAATTGTAAGGCTGTTTCAGCAGCTACCGTTGTGGCGATAAATTCCTTACCGTCCGCTCCGGCGGTAACGGCAACTGCAGCGTATTGTCAGCAGGCAACGGCTATTCCGTTGACAGCAACCGGAACTGCTTTGAAATGGTACGAAACAGCCAGCGGCGGAACTGCCCTGGCAAACACACCTATACCTTCAACAGCTGCAACAGGTAATACCAGCTATTATGTATCGCAGACAACAAACGGCTGTGAAAGTCCGCGCGCAATGATCACGGTAACAGTCAATGAATTGCCGGCAGCAACGATTACACCAACAGGTTCTACTGCTATTTTATCGGGAGGCAGTGTATTGTTAAATGCAAACACAGGTTCTGGCTTATCATATAAATGGTTTAGAGGAACAACTCCATTAAGCACGGCATCATCGTATGCCGCTACTTCAGCAGGCGATTATACCGTAGAGGTTACAAATGCGAATAACTGTAAAATGGTTTCTGCAGTAACTACTGTAACGGTAACAACCAATCAGCCTTCGGTTATTACGATCACATCGCCGGCAAACAACACAAATGTATCTTCTCCGGTTTTGATTACGGTAGATGTCTCTGATCCGGATGGTTCTATTGAACAGGTTGAATTCCTGGATGGTGATATCGTAATCGGAACAGCTGCATCAGAGCCATACAGCTTTACATGGAATGATCCGGGAACAGGATCACATACCATTACGGTGCGTGTTAAGGACAGCAACGGCGGTATTACTACTTCTTCTCCGGTGATCATCTTTACAGGAATTACAACAGGGATTTCATCCGGTAACAGCATGTACAGCAATGTATATCCTGTTCCGGCAAGAGATGAAGTAATTGTTGAAACGGATCTGGATCTTTCAGGAGCAACGGTTAAAGTTGTAAGTATTTTGGGTGAAGAAGTTTCTTTGCCGGTTGCTATCAATGGAACAGATGCAAAACTGAATGTAGCAGAACTGTCAGACGGAACATACATTCTGATTATCAATCAGCAGTCAAATGTTATCACAAAGAAAATCAGTATTATAAAATAA
- a CDS encoding endo-1,4-beta-xylanase → MKHRFIAAFFWAFFTWVLTPQAFSQDPNFHIYLCFGQSNMEGQGPIEAQDQTVDSRFRVMQAVSCTGQPQNAWRTATPPIARCNTKIGPSDYFGREMVKNLPANIKVGIVHVSVAGCKIELFDKTNYNTYLNSLSSADQYIKTTAGQYGGNPYGRLVELAKLAQKDGVIKGILLHQGESNTGDQAWATKVNNVYKNLLADLGLTAANVPLLAGQVVDAAQGGLCASMNTTINALPNTIPTAHVISSSGCTDQSDNLHFTTAGYRLLGTRYAQTMLSLLNITAAAAPVVTLTAPTATSFTAPASITITATATDADGTISAVKFYNGSTLLSTVTTSPYTYSWTNVGAGTYSITAVATDNSGSSTTSTAKSVTVTTTTSTTNPIGKCKGKYFGNIIANSVPSTYTTYWNQVTSENSSKWGSVENTQGTYNWTGSDLAYNWAKNNGGLFKYHAFVWGQQAPGWVSTASAATITAAVQNYIKACSTHYAPMGGLKMIDVLNEPVNTAMPGNMKAALTAGYKAEPANANDLNNPYGWVIWPFQLARKYFPDAVLLINEYNVEMNWNNCRAPYLEMANAVKNAPNLTDGKKNLIDGVGLQCHGIDNLTAANFKACIDEIWTKTGLPTHITEFDQQADPNEAKQTSVYSSLIPVAWEHPHVAGITLWGYIQGTTWRNGNGTSGANGTDSGIMYANGTPRPALTWLINYMAGKPSLSCCPAPFPFADCSSGSSPVVSLTAPVNNATYAAGATVTLTAAATDADGTISNVEFYSGTTLLGSKTTAPYSYSWATVAEGVYTITAVATDNSGNKTTSTAITITVGNPKKELINNGEFDSGTTGWTLQNNNNATGTMSVVTNGNLSGTNSLRVCPSSNPGTIEWHVQVSQTTPVVAGKTYQISFMAKADAARQMSVNLQELASPYTTYFSQTIDLTTAAQTFSFTYTADVTDATALMKFYAGANSICLNIDKVSMTEGNFVLTPVITPAGLTTFCTGGNVILNANTGTGYTYQWKKDAADITGATAAAYTATQSGSYTVTITANGQTATAPAVAVTVNALPAAPAVTTPVTYCVNATAVPVTAAGTALKWYDAATGGTVVTALTPSTSAAGTTNYYASQTVNGCESSRATLVVIVNALPAAAITAAGATNICQGNSVILTASAGTSYIWKNGNTQVGTTASYTATAAGSYTVEVTNAGGCKAVSPVTTVAVTSIPAATITATGSTTFCQGGSVLLTASAGSSYIWKNGNTQVGTAASYTATTAGSYTVEVTGSGNCKGTSGTTTVTVTIPTIWFADTDNDGLGDAENTRAACEKPAGYVSTAGDLCPADPAKTVPGTCGCGLPETDCISTDIDFSSVQQDFMLFPNPVTLQTLYFSESISGTVYDSKGSLVFSFTELESIDTGILENGLYLIYTKTGDTYKFLVSR, encoded by the coding sequence ATGAAGCATAGATTTATTGCCGCATTCTTCTGGGCTTTTTTTACATGGGTGTTAACGCCTCAGGCTTTTTCACAGGACCCCAATTTTCATATTTACCTTTGCTTCGGGCAATCGAATATGGAAGGGCAGGGACCGATTGAAGCGCAGGACCAGACTGTTGACAGCCGTTTCCGCGTGATGCAGGCAGTAAGCTGCACGGGTCAGCCTCAGAATGCCTGGCGGACAGCAACGCCGCCTATTGCGCGATGTAATACCAAAATAGGGCCATCGGATTATTTTGGCCGTGAAATGGTTAAAAATTTACCGGCGAATATAAAAGTTGGTATTGTACATGTGTCTGTGGCAGGTTGTAAAATTGAACTGTTTGATAAAACAAATTACAATACCTATCTGAATAGTCTTTCATCCGCAGATCAATACATTAAAACAACTGCCGGTCAATACGGTGGTAATCCGTATGGCCGTTTGGTTGAACTGGCAAAACTTGCACAGAAAGATGGTGTGATCAAAGGGATTCTGCTGCATCAGGGAGAGTCTAATACAGGTGATCAGGCCTGGGCTACTAAAGTAAATAATGTATATAAAAATCTTCTTGCAGATCTTGGCCTTACCGCAGCGAATGTTCCGCTATTAGCCGGACAGGTTGTTGATGCGGCACAGGGCGGTCTTTGTGCCAGTATGAATACAACCATAAATGCGTTGCCGAATACCATACCAACAGCACATGTCATTTCTTCCAGCGGTTGTACCGATCAGTCAGATAATTTACATTTCACAACAGCAGGATATAGATTGCTTGGAACAAGATATGCGCAAACCATGCTTTCCCTTCTGAATATAACTGCAGCGGCAGCCCCGGTAGTAACATTAACGGCACCAACAGCAACCAGCTTTACAGCGCCTGCAAGTATTACCATTACCGCAACCGCAACCGATGCAGATGGAACAATTTCAGCTGTGAAATTCTATAACGGTAGCACCTTATTAAGTACGGTAACAACTTCTCCATATACATACAGCTGGACAAATGTTGGAGCAGGGACATACAGTATTACCGCGGTTGCAACGGATAACTCCGGCAGCAGCACAACTTCAACGGCTAAAAGTGTTACGGTAACAACTACTACATCAACAACTAACCCGATCGGGAAATGTAAAGGAAAATATTTCGGAAACATTATTGCAAACAGTGTTCCTTCTACCTATACTACATACTGGAACCAGGTAACTTCAGAGAACTCCTCTAAATGGGGATCTGTAGAAAATACACAAGGTACCTATAACTGGACAGGTTCAGATCTGGCTTACAACTGGGCAAAAAATAACGGCGGTTTATTCAAATACCACGCGTTTGTATGGGGTCAGCAGGCGCCCGGCTGGGTGTCAACAGCATCAGCAGCTACAATCACAGCGGCTGTACAGAATTATATCAAAGCATGTTCTACACACTATGCGCCAATGGGCGGGCTTAAAATGATCGATGTGCTGAATGAGCCCGTAAACACAGCGATGCCTGGTAATATGAAGGCAGCACTTACAGCCGGTTACAAAGCTGAGCCAGCAAATGCCAACGATCTGAACAACCCGTACGGATGGGTGATCTGGCCGTTCCAGCTTGCGCGTAAATATTTTCCGGATGCGGTATTGCTGATCAACGAATACAATGTTGAGATGAACTGGAACAACTGCAGAGCTCCGTATCTGGAAATGGCCAATGCGGTAAAGAATGCCCCAAACCTTACGGACGGAAAGAAAAACCTGATTGATGGGGTAGGCTTGCAATGCCATGGCATTGATAATCTGACGGCAGCAAACTTTAAAGCCTGTATTGACGAGATCTGGACTAAAACCGGATTGCCGACACACATTACAGAATTTGATCAGCAGGCAGATCCGAATGAAGCGAAACAAACGTCTGTATATTCTTCTTTAATACCTGTAGCCTGGGAGCACCCGCACGTAGCAGGGATCACACTTTGGGGATACATACAGGGAACTACCTGGAGAAACGGTAACGGCACGTCCGGCGCAAACGGTACAGATTCAGGTATCATGTATGCAAATGGCACACCACGTCCGGCACTGACCTGGCTGATAAACTATATGGCGGGGAAGCCAAGTCTGTCGTGCTGTCCGGCACCGTTCCCGTTTGCAGACTGTTCAAGCGGCAGCAGCCCGGTAGTAAGCCTTACTGCTCCGGTAAACAATGCGACGTATGCGGCAGGGGCCACTGTTACATTAACTGCTGCGGCAACCGATGCCGATGGTACGATTTCTAACGTAGAATTTTATAGCGGTACAACTTTATTGGGAAGTAAAACAACAGCGCCGTATTCTTATAGCTGGGCTACTGTTGCTGAAGGCGTTTACACAATTACAGCCGTGGCTACGGATAATTCAGGCAACAAAACCACTTCCACTGCCATAACAATCACCGTTGGTAATCCTAAAAAAGAATTGATCAACAATGGCGAATTTGATAGCGGAACAACTGGCTGGACTTTGCAGAACAATAATAATGCAACAGGCACCATGTCGGTTGTAACCAATGGAAATTTATCCGGCACCAATTCATTACGTGTGTGTCCTTCTTCAAATCCGGGTACTATTGAATGGCATGTGCAGGTAAGCCAGACAACACCGGTTGTTGCAGGTAAAACCTATCAGATAAGCTTTATGGCTAAGGCAGATGCTGCCCGACAGATGTCTGTGAACCTGCAGGAACTTGCAAGCCCTTATACAACCTATTTTTCACAGACAATTGATCTTACAACAGCTGCACAGACATTTAGCTTTACGTATACAGCAGATGTAACAGATGCAACCGCGCTGATGAAATTTTATGCAGGTGCAAACAGCATCTGTCTGAATATAGATAAGGTATCTATGACTGAAGGCAACTTTGTCCTTACGCCAGTAATTACACCGGCAGGTTTAACAACGTTCTGTACAGGCGGCAACGTTATTCTGAATGCAAATACCGGTACCGGATATACCTATCAATGGAAAAAAGATGCAGCCGATATTACGGGAGCTACCGCTGCAGCTTATACAGCAACGCAATCCGGAAGTTATACCGTAACCATTACGGCAAACGGCCAGACAGCAACTGCTCCGGCTGTTGCTGTAACCGTAAACGCTTTACCCGCTGCACCTGCCGTTACAACACCTGTTACCTATTGCGTAAATGCAACAGCTGTACCGGTAACGGCTGCAGGCACCGCCCTGAAATGGTATGATGCTGCAACAGGCGGGACAGTGGTAACCGCACTGACACCATCTACATCGGCTGCTGGTACTACAAATTATTATGCATCGCAAACTGTAAACGGATGTGAAAGCTCAAGAGCAACTCTGGTGGTAATTGTAAATGCCCTACCAGCGGCTGCAATTACTGCCGCAGGGGCCACAAACATCTGCCAGGGAAATTCAGTGATACTTACAGCCTCAGCGGGTACTTCTTATATCTGGAAAAACGGGAATACGCAGGTTGGTACTACGGCAAGTTATACAGCCACAGCAGCTGGTTCGTATACGGTAGAAGTTACAAATGCTGGCGGTTGTAAAGCTGTTTCACCAGTAACTACGGTTGCTGTAACCAGTATACCAGCGGCAACAATCACCGCAACAGGTTCAACAACATTCTGTCAGGGTGGTTCGGTACTGCTTACGGCCTCAGCGGGTAGTTCTTATATCTGGAAAAACGGCAATACACAGGTTGGTACTGCGGCAAGTTATACAGCAACAACAGCAGGTTCATACACCGTGGAAGTTACCGGTTCAGGAAACTGCAAAGGAACGTCCGGAACAACAACGGTTACGGTAACGATTCCGACAATCTGGTTTGCGGATACAGATAATGATGGTTTAGGTGATGCTGAAAACACACGTGCAGCCTGTGAAAAACCTGCCGGATACGTTTCAACAGCCGGAGATTTATGTCCTGCCGACCCTGCCAAAACAGTTCCGGGAACATGTGGCTGCGGGCTGCCGGAAACCGATTGTATTTCAACAGATATAGACTTTTCTTCGGTTCAACAGGATTTTATGCTATTCCCGAATCCTGTAACGCTTCAGACCTTATATTTCTCTGAAAGCATCAGCGGAACGGTATACGATTCAAAAGGATCGCTGGTATTTTCATTTACAGAACTGGAATCCATTGATACAGGCATATTGGAAAATGGATTGTATCTGATCTATACAAAAACAGGTGATACCTATAAGTTTTTGGTTTCCAGATAG